From the Mammaliicoccus sciuri genome, the window ATTCTTAAAATATACTGAACCATGAGGAAAATCTTGATGCTTTCTTTCTTCTAAAGAAATCACTGCATCATGTATATTCTCTTGATTTAAGCCATTGTAAAATTGATTAATAATTTGAGTACGATTATCGTGATCGTTGAATAATTTTAGGTTTGTTAACATAGTCATTCACCTCATCCCGTTGCTTATATTTTAACATCTTAAACTGAATATTTAGAGTATTTTATTATTACATTTTCAAGTCATTTATTACATATTTTTTTCGGTATTCACGAAAGCGTCAAAAATTGCGCCGTTTCCATATTGTAATTAATTTCAAAAAATAATAATGTTAAATAGAAGTTACATATTTATTGAAATAGAGGTTGAGAACATGAACAAAAGTTTTAATCCATTGAGACGGTTACATTTTTATGCGGCTTTCTTTATAACTCCTTTATTATTGACACTCTCACTTACTGGTATCGGTTATTTATTTTATACAAATGTAGAAAATAATATTTACCACGATGAATTTTTTAAAGATAGCACTACGAAAGGTCATCAATCATTAGATGATGCTATTCAAGAAATTAGAGATGTGTATAAAGGATACGACATTCAAAAAATTAGTATTATGGATGAGCCATACAATAACAGAGTTACAATCGGGAATGAAGATGGTGATTCACGCTATATTTTCTTGGATGAACATAACCAAAGAGTTGCAAATCAAAACGCTAAATATACATATTCCAATGTATTAAGAGAAACACATAGTTCTTTATTTGTTGGTGGTAGTTTTGTAAATTATTTAGTTGAGTTAGCAGCATGTTGGACAATTTTTATGATTATATCAGGTATTTATTTAACTTTTAAATCAAAAGCATTGAAACCAACTAAAAAGAAATCATCATTCTTATTTAATAGACGATTACACGCAATTATAGGACTTGTTATTGCAATTCCTATATTCATAATCGTTCTAACAGGCTTACCATGGTCAGCACTTATGGGTAAACAAATTAACCAATTTGCTGAAGATTATCCAAAGTTTGGCTATACAGCATTACAAGCTAACCCACCTGAATCAGAAGATAATGAATTACCATGGGCAACGCGTACTAAGGAGAAGCCTTCATCTAAAAAAGATCCACATGCCCAACATCACGGTTCTATGAGTAATGTGATTGGTGCAGATGGACAACAAAGTTTAGAAAATATTATCGCAAGTGCTGAAGAAAATGGTATTAAAAAGCCATTCTCTATCGTTTACCCTGCTGATGAAAAAGGTGTATTCACTGTTTCGAAAAGTAGTAATACAGGTGTTACAGGACTTGACGTTGCACCAAAAGAAGAAACAACAGCATATTTCGATCAATACTCAGGTAAACTATTAGATAAAGTAGATTATGATGATTATGGTATTATCGGTAAATGGTTCAGTTTCGGTATACCGTTACATGAAGGTCACCTATTTGGAACTGCAAATAAAATCATTAACCTATTAGTTTGTTTAGCCTTTATTAGTGGTATTACATTTGGTTTCTTATCATGGATGAAACGAAAGAAATCTAACTCATTTAGCGCACCAATAAGAACTAGTAATCAAGTTCCAATTGGACTTATTGTATTCTTAGTTATATTAGGAATCGTAATGCCATTATTCGGATTATCACTAATTCCAGTCGCTATTATTGAATTCTTCTTATGGAGACGTCATAATAGATTAAATACAGTGTAAATAAAAAGCATATCACGCATCTGAAATTAAATTCAGATGAAGCGTGATATGCTTATTTTATACAAATATTTAAATGCATTCATATATTCATTAAACTCAGCTATTAGCCTCGTCATAATCATTACAAACTGCTTCAAGTAAGTGTCTTAAATCATGATCATCCATATCATCTGGAACTCTAACTTTTATAAGATGATTTTTATCAGTAATAACATGAAAATAATGATGGTCATTTTCATATCCTTTTCCTAGTATTTGCATGAATAACATCCCCTTAGATATATATCAAACACTCATATACTAATAGTATCATACTTATTTAATTAATTTTAATATTTGAATTTCATAATAAATTATTTACAAGTTAGGTTCAGGATGTACATAAGACGAATATGCGCCTGCTTCTTTTAATTGATGTTCAACTAAATCACATATATCATGTGCTTCATCTAATGTTAAATCTTTATCTACAATGATCGTTACATCAAGAAATACACTATTACCATGATAACGCCCTTTTATAGATGGTACGTCTAATACGCCTTCTATATTTTCAATTTCTTCTATATAATTATTTAAATCTTTTTCATGAAAACCATCACTCAAAGTGAATATCGATTCTTTAAAAATCGTAAAACCTGTATAAACAATAATAAAGCCAAGAATGACAGCAAGAATAATATCAATTATAGGTAGACCAAACTGTGTAAATATAAGGCCAATACCGGTACCGATGCTGACTAACGCATCAGACAAATTATCTTTTGCTGCTGATTTAAGTGATGTACTTTTAGTCTTAATCGCTAACTTCCAATTAAATAAATATACTAAAATCATAATAATACCACTTATAAAACTGACCCATATTGTCAGTGTGCTAGGTTCACTATAGTCACCTTGAACTAACTGAGGAATGTTGTTAGAAATAACTTCTATCCCGACAAACATAATGATAAAAGATACAATTAAAGTTGTAATATTTTCAGTCTTCATATGTCCATAAGGATGATTCTTATCTGCAGGTTTGACTGAAATCTTCAGCCCTATCAGTACTGCCACAGAAACAAATATATCAGTTAAGTTGTTTAAACTATCCGCTTTTAATGCAGCTGAATTATAAGTTGTCCCTACTACATATTTCAAAATAGAAAGAATAATATAAGTAACCAAACTTATATATGCGCCACGTTGTGCAATTCTCAAATTATTTGCCATTTCTAACACTCCAATTTTTTCACTGAAATATGATTATATAACAAAATTTGAGACAAGTTAATGAATTAGTTATCGTAAAATAATATAAATTATTTCGCATATTTACGTTTTAGGCACACCTATATTTCAAGTACATATTCTCTTATAATATAATATTTATGTATCTAAAAATTTTTAATATAGTTCTTATGATATGTTTTACTATAGACCGCCTTGGTTACACTTCGACCGACTTTTGTAACGCCCTAGATTATTTCCTACGATTTGTCAACTACTACGTAGTAAAAAATATTTAAAATTGGCATCACTAAATAAGCCTTTATTATTTAATAATTTTTTCAATATGTTATGATTTAGATGAATATATTATCCGTGTGGAGACAAGTGATAATCATATTCTTTATTATTTATTACGAGATAATGAATGGTTTTAAGTAGTTTGTTAATGCAAGCTACTGATGCAGTCTTGTGGCCTTTGCCATTAGGCTGCTTTTTTAATTTGTAATAATAGTCGATAATATGATTTTTAAATAACCTTTGACCCAACAGAAAATTTTTAATGATTAAGTAAAATAATGATCTAGCATGTTTGTTTCCACGTTTGTTTATTTTATCTTTAAAATGCGTTTTACCAGACTGATATCTTTTTATATCAATACCTACATATGCATTCAATTGCTTATGAGAATCAAAGGATTTGATATCACCTAATTCGCCAATAATCATTATGGCAGTTAAATCACCAATGCCAGGAATAGATTTAATTATTTTAAATTCTTCAAATTCTTCAGCTAACATTAATAATCTTTGTTTTATAGAAGCATGCCGTTTCATTAGGCTTAATAAATCTTCAATCACATAAACTAATTTATCTGTTAAAAATGAATCTTTAGAAACAGAAGGATAACTGACCATAGAGAACTCTACGAGTTTATTTGCATATTGTGCTTTCTTTTTCTCTGATAGATTTTTTTCTGTACAACTATTAATTATCTTTTTTAGTTCTTCTATATCATTAGAATCAACAAAGTCCGGATGTGGGAACTTACTAGCTACTTGTAAAGCCAATTTTGAATATCTGTCCTTAAATAGGTTTTGTAATTCTGGAAAAGTCATATCTAGTAACTGAATCAATTGGTTTTTTAAGTAATTTTGTTGATTGTTAATTTCTTCATAGTATCTTGTCAGCTCTCTAATTTTTACATACTTTTCTTCCAATAAATTTCTAGAAGGTTTTTTGTTTATATTTTTAGCTAAAACAGCAAGTTTATGTGCATCAGATTTATCTGTTTTCCAGTTTCTTAAAGAATTAGTTAGTAATTTTGCCTCTAGAGGGTTAATTACACAAAACGAAATCTTATTAACGGTACAAAATTTCTCCAATACTTTTGAATATATACCAGTAGCTTCAAACAAGAAATATACTCCTGAGAAATTCTTTATATATTTCTTTAGTGAATCAAAACCATTATTATCATGGGTAATTTCAAATTCTTTAACAAATTCATTGTTTGAATAATGTGCAATAAAACTCTTTCCTTTTCCAACATCTATTCCAAAATATTCGATAAAAACCACTCCTAATCTTCTAATTTAAGAAGTTTTAACTTCACTGAACCTTACTTAGTTCATTTTCCTGTACACGATCTCAGTGGACCCAACATACTAAAATCGAATTCATAAGGAGAGTGAAGTTCTCCAGTTTTTATTACGGATTCTTTGACCCTAAAATCTATTCGGAGTACTTCTCTCTTCTACTATTTCATATTCTTAAAATAACTACCAACGGTAAGATAAAGAATATAAAAAAGTAGCGAAGCTCATCTGCCGTCGTAGATTACTTCGCTACTAATCTTAGTATGTTTTTCTAACCAAACTAAAATACAAAACTAAAAATACCCAACAAAGTTAGTTAACTTTGTTGGGTTCGATGACCTTCATACTTATAAAATACTTAATCCGCTTGCTTTAATATCTTTAGCGAATCCTTGTACTGTATCTACAGATAATTCATTAATATCTCTTCCGATGTTTGGTACTTTTGCTACTACATCTTTTGGACATGTAATGATATCTACGCCAATTTCGTCTGCTTGAATAACATTAAATAATTCACGGCAACTTGCCCATAATAATTTAACGCCTTCTTTACTATGACAAACTTTTTCTGATTCTTTCATTAATGGTAGTGGATCTACACCTGTATCAGCAATTCTACCTGCGAATACTGAAACATACGTTTCAACACCTGGTTTTATTGCTTCTACTATTTCTTTAACTTGTTCAATTGTATAAACAGCAGTGACATTAACTTTAACATCACTTTCTGATAATTTTTTAATTAAAGGAATCATTGATTCACCTTGTGTATTTACAACAGGAATTTTAACAAATACGTTTTCACCGTATTGTTTTAAGATTTCTGCTTCTTTAGCCATTGTTTCTATATCATCTGCAAATACTTCAAATGAAATTGAAGCATCTGGTATTGCTTTAACGACTTCTTCAGCAAATGTTTTATAATCCGTTACACCTGCTTTTTTCATTAAACTTGGATTTGTTGTAAAACCATCAACTTCTTTATTCTGATAGGCTTGTTTCATTTCTTCAATGTCCGCACCATCAGCAAAAACTTGTACTTTAAGATTACTCATGAATTTCATTCCTTTCTACATGTTGTGCATTTATCGTACCATAATTTGCAATCGCTTACTAAATTATTTGTTTAAAACGACAATATCCGAGTTATTATAAATGTATTTTGAAGTGCTTTATGGCATAATAAGAATAAATATAAATCAAATAATATTTTTTAAGTAATATAAATTGCTTAGGTGGTGTATTTTGATGGCTGATAATATAGAAACAATAAAGCATTTCAAACTATATACGACTGGTTCATTTTTAGGTGACGAAGCAGTCATCAATAATAGTCCTACGAGCCGAGTTGAACGGTACTATATTTTTTCCTACTATTTAGAAATTAATGATTTCAAAATACTCATAAATACAGGCTTTTCCGAACATGTTAAACCAAGTACGGATTTAAAAACTTTAAAATTATTTCGTAGACAAGACTATAAAGTGTACGAAACTTTACCAAGTCAATTGTTGAAAGATCAGATACATCCAGATGAGATCGATTATTGTATCATTACTAATTTTTCAAGTCATCATCTCGGTTATTTAAACGCGTTTAAAAATGCGACTATCATAACTTCAAGTGAAGCTTATCATGATTTTATTACACAACAATTTTCCAACAACAATAACCTTCAATTAAGCTTTCATGTTATGCCAGATAACTTTAAAGAACGCATTGAATTTGTAGAAGATTTTGTACAAACTGAGCACCCTATTTTGGGTAAAGGATATAAAGTCTTCAATCAAGATGCCTTAGTTAGTTTTGATTTGCCAGGAGCCATGCCAGGTCAATTTGGCTTAATGATGACATTCTCTAATTTAAAGATTTTTATGTGTAGCGATGCCGCATGGTGCCGTTCAAATATTCAAAAGAATGACCTTCCTACTAAAAGATTGTTGCGCAATGCATACAACGGCGAACTTTTCATTGAAACCCATTTAAAACTTATTGATTTAAAAGAAAATGCGAATACCTCTCTTTTCATCATTCCTAGTCATTGTAAAAAAATGGACGACTTTGAAGAAGTAATGAAATTATTAGATGCAATAAAATAATTTATATGATAACATAAACGATTATACGGAATTTTTGGAGGGCATCATGGATAAAGCTAAACGCTATTTTTATATATCAATTATACTTATTATTATTAGTTTATTTTTAAGTGCACAAAACCCACTTTTAGAAACGATGTTTGGATCTTTAGTTTCACTCGTACTAATAAGTAGTATATTAAACGGTATTTTATTATTAATTGCTGTCTTTACAATTGATAAGTCAATTAAATATCAAACTGGTAAACACTCAACACTATCAAAATTGAATAAACTATTACCAATTGTATTATTCATCGTCATTTTATATCATATTGTCGTTATAATAAGATTTTTCGGAATAATTTAAGGGAAACATAATGTTTCCTTTTTTTAATGAGGAGGTTTATTAAATGGTATATATAGCAATATTTTTAGGCGGTGCTATAGGTGGAGGGTTAAGATATTTAGTTTCGTTAATGATCACTAATGATGCTTTCCCGTTCTCCACATTAACAGTTAACGTAATCGGTGCACTTTTAATGGGTATATTCTCTACATATTTCATTAGCTATTTCAAAGCACATCCAAATCTTAAAAAATTAATAACATCAGGCTTCTTAGGTGCTTTAACAACATATTCATCTTTAAGTTTAGAAACAGTTGAGTTACTAGAACGTGGACATATATTCCTTGCAGGCACTTATTTACTCGTTAGTTTACTTCTCGGTTTCATATTTATTGCAATAGGTTATAGGAAAGGAAATGACCAAGCATGACGTTATTATATATTATGATAAGTTCAGGTATAGGTGCTCTTTGCAGAAATTTTGTGAATGAATTCTTCACTAAACTGTATACAAATCACTTCCCGGTAGCTACTCTAACTGTTAACGTAATCGGAAGCCTTATAATTGGATTTGCTGCACAATATTTAAATGATGATAGTTATTCATATGCAATAATTGCAATAGGCTTTTGCGGTGGATTTACAACATTCTCTACTCACTTTTTAGAAATATATGAACGATACATATTAAAATCATATAAAATGATGACTATTTATATCGTATCTACAGTCATACTATCAATCGGAGCATGTTATTTAGGTTATCACTTATAAAGGCTCTTACGTAAAAGGTTCATTTATATCTATGACAAAATTAAAAGGACTGATAAGAATAAATTTTTCTTATCAGTCCTTTTGTGATTATTATTGACCAGTAAAGACTTCTGGGTCTGGTCCGATTCTTTCGTCTTTATTTAAAGCATTTAATCTTGAAAGTTGATCTTCTGATAACTCAAAATCAAATACGTTTAAGTTTTCTTCGATTCTGGATGGTGTTACTGATTTAGGAATAACAACAATATTTTCATCAATATTCCATCTTATAATAACTTGAGCTGGTGTTTTACCTAACTCATTTGCAACTTCTTTTACAACTTTGTCTTCTAATATTTGTCCATTCATTAAAGGAGACCATGATTGTGCAACAATTTTTTGTGCTTCTAAATAAGTTCTTAATTCTTTTTGAGTTAAGTATGGGTGACATTCTATTTGATTAATAACTGGTTTAATAGAAGCTTCTTGTAATAATGATTCTAAATGATGTACGTGGAAGTTACTTACACCAATGTTTTTAATTTTGCCTTCATTATATAAGTCTTCCATAGCTTTCCATGTTTCTGTGATAAGGTCTTTATCTTGGGCAGGCCAATGAATTAAATATAGATCTACATAATCTAGACCTAATCTTTCTAAAGATGCTTCATATGCTGATTGAACATTCTCTCTTCCATAATCAGTCATCCAAAGTTTAGTTGTAATAAATAAATCTTCTCTATTTAATCCTGTTGCTTCTAATCCTTCTTTGATACCTTGTCCAACTTTTTCTTCATTGTGATAAGTTTGAGCTGTATCTATATGTCTATAACCACTAATAATAGCGTGTTTAACCGCTTCTCTACATTCATCGTTATTTTCTACTCTGAATGTTCCTAACCCTAAAGCTGGTATAGAATTGCCATTGTAAAACTCAATTATTTTCTGTGTCATTTTACTGCCTCCTAATTTTAGACGATACTTAAATTAAAATTGAAACAACTTTAGTTTCTAAATATGGTTCAATACCTTCTGAACCACCTTCTCTACCAAATCCACTTTCCTTCATTCCACCGAATGGAATATGAGCTGCACTTGGTCCGCCATCGTTCCAACCGATTACACCATAATCTAAGTTCTCATACAACTTTATACCATTACTATAGTTTTCAGTAAAGAAATATGCTGCCAAACCAAATGGTGTATCGTTTGCTTTTATAATCACTTCATCTAAATCTTTATAAGTTTGAATTGGTGCTACTGGTCCGAACGTTTCTTCTACCATGATTTTCATATCGTCTGAAACGTCAGATAGTACAGTTGGTGTGATAAAATAACCACCATCTTTATAACTATCTCCTCCAGTAATCACACGCGCGCCTTTACTTGTTGCATCTTCAATATGAGATTTAATTTTTTCAAAACCATCTGCATTAATAACAGGACCTATATCTGTTGATTCATCTTGTCCATCGCCTACTTTTAATTTACTAACTTCTGCTCTAAGCGCATCTTCAAATGCGTCTTTAATAGATTCATGTACGTAAATTCTATTTGCACATACACATGTCTGTCCTGCATTTCTAAATTTAGAAGCAATTGTTCCTTGAACTGCTTTATCTAAATCTGCATCTTCGTGAACAATCAATGGTGCATGACCACCTAATTCAAGTGTTACTTTCTTCAATGTTGAACTTGATTGTTCCATTAATTGCTTACCTACAGGTGTTGAACCTGTATAAGTAATTTTTGAAATTAAAGGATGCTTTGTGAAAATTGCACCGACGTCTTTACCTGAACCATTTACATATTGGATAACACTTTGATCAAACCCTGCTTCATGTGCAAGATCAACTAATTTCATAGTTGTAAGAGGTGTATCTTGTGCTGGCTTACATATAAATGTACACCCTGCTGCTAATGCTGGTGCTGCTTTTCTAGTCATCATTGCTGCTGGGAAGTTCCATGGTGTTATACTCGCGACAACGCCAACAGGTGCACGTGTAACAATAAGTCGTTTGTTATCAACATGTTCTGGAATGGTTCTTCCATAAGTACGTTTCGCTTCTTCAGCAAACCATAATATATAATCTGTCGCATATTTAACTTCGCCTAAAGCTTCTTTTAATGGTTTTCCACTCTCTTTTGTCATAATTAAAGCAATTTCTTCTTTATTTTCAAGAATCAATTCATACCATTTATATAACAATGCACTACATTCGTGAGCTGGTTTCTTTTTGTATGTTTGAAAAGCATCATGTGCATGTTCAATCTTGCTGTTAATATCTTCTTCCGTATTGTTTTTAATCGTTTCGATTACTTCACCAGTTGCAGGATTTTTAACTTCAAAATTTTCTTTTACCATACTTATAACCACCTTTTTTAGTATAAAAATAGCGCTACATAAAATGCAGCGCTTAGTTATTACGGGTTAAACTTTTCAATTTCATCCATAATTCTCTCAAGGTCTTCCACACTATATTGGAATCTACCATGGAATACAAATTTATTAAAGAAATGTTGAAGTTGTTTTTCACCAACTAACACTTTAATGTTAGGGTCTTGTGAATAATTACTGATAGTTGCTTCACTTACTTCATTTGGATGGAAATAAATAATTGGTGTCGGTGTATATTTAAGTTCTAACTGTCTTTGTAATTCTTCAGTTGTATTATCAACTTCTTTAACTTCATCAGTATATGAATGGAATGCTGCAGTTTTATTATTTGATTGTTTTTCAAGTAATAATGTTTGTTCTTTGTTTGGGTTTAAATCCAATGTTTCAAAGACTTGTCCTAATACTGGAAAATCACTAAACTGCTGTTCTGTAATACCGTGATAGATATGACCACTTACTAAATTAGAGTCAATTACATATATACCCGTTCTTGTTAAGACTAAATGATCAATTTGTCGAACTTTACCTAATGGATCTTTAGGTAAGAAGATATTTGCCATAATATGCATATCTTCAGGTCTAATTCTACGTTCATTAACAAGTTGGTCTCTTAACTCTAACAAGTGTCTATCAGTTATATATTCCCCTTCATTCTTAGAAAATAACTTTAATGAGTCAATTTCTCTTTCTTTTTGTGAAATTGCTTCTTGATGAGTTTCTTCTTGTTTCGTTAGAACCTTTTTATTTTCAACTCTTTCATGATCTAACTTTTCTTTATGTTCAGATTTAAGCGTCTCATTTTCTTTTTTATGAGCTTCTTGAATCTTATTCAAAGATTTTTGTTTCTGTTTTAATGAAACAAAGAATAATATAATAAATAGTATCGCAATAACGATCGCTGCGATTAATCCATAATGAATCGGTTCTAATTGACTCATAATTGTAGATCGCTCCCTTTCATATGTATTAATTCCATTATAGTAAAAATTACAAATAAATTCAGTATATATCATGAAATATATTGATAATATAACGTAATTTCTTATACTTCATACATTTGAGTAGTTAAACCACACTTTAATAGTAAATATTTTATAAAAATTCAGTTCATTATGAACAACTTGACTTAAACTTGTTCATAACGGGGCTCTTGTGAACACTTTCGCCCAAACTTGTTCATAACGAGGGTCTTGCGAACACTTCTGGCTAAACTTGTTCATAACGGGGGCGTTAGTTACAAAAGTCGCCTGAAGTGTTAATACTGATATCCTTATTTGCACTTCTTACCAAAACTGCTAATAACAACCCTACTTCCACCAAACCTAAAATAAAAACTCTGCATATATCCCGCAAGATTATATACAGAGCTTCATCATTTATTTTAATAAGTCTTTTAATAAATCTACTTTATCTAATTGTTCCCATGGTAATTGAACATCTGTTCTACCGAAGTGACCGTATGCTGCTGTCTTTTTGTAGATTGGTTGTCTTAAGTTCAACATTTGAATAATACCAGCTGGTCTTAAATCAAATACTTCTCTTATTTTTTCTACTAATACAGTTTCTTCTACTTTACCTGTACCAAAAGTATCTATTGAAATGGATACTGGTTGTGCTACGCCAATTGCATATGCTAATTGGACTTCACATTTATCTGCTAATCCACTTGCTACTATATTCTTAGCTACATATCTTGCTGCGTATGCTCCTGATCTATCTACTTTAGTAGGATCTTTACCACTGAAACATCCTCCGCCATGTCTTGCATAACCACCGTATGTATCTACGATGATTTTTCTACCTGTTAATCCAGCATCTCCTTGTGGTCCGCCGATTACGAATCTACCTGTTGGATTAATAAAGAATTTAGTTTCTTCATCTAATAATTCTGTAGGTACGATTGGATAGATAACATGATCTTTAATATCTTGTTGAATTTTTTCTAATTCAATTTTTTCATGATGTTGTGAAGAAATAACGATTGTATCAACTCTTACCGGTTTATCATTTTCGTCATATTCAACTGTTACTTGTGTCTTACCATCTGGACGTAAATATTCTAAAGTACCGTCTTTACGTACATCTGTTAACCTCTTCGCAAGTTGATGAGCTAAATAACCTGGCAAAGGCATGTATGTTTCAGTTTCATTTGTAGCAAAACCAAACATAAGACCTTGGTCACCTGCACCAATTGATTCTATTTCTCTATCTGATAAATCATCTCTATCTTCTAATGCGCAATCTACACCTTGTGCGATATCTGGTGATTGTTCATCAATAGCAGTTAAAATCGCCATCGTTTGGAAATCATAACCGTACTTCGCTCTTGTGTATCCTATATCTTTTACTGTTTGTCTAACTACTTTAGGGATATCTACATATGTTGAAGTAGAAATTTCACCTGCAATTAAAGCCATACCAGTTGTTACTGTTGTTTCACAAGCGACTCTTGCTTTAGGATCGCCTTTTAATAATTCATCCAAGATCGCATCGGAAATTTGGTCCGCAATTTTATCTGGATGCCCTTCTGTTACTGATTCTGATGTGAAGAGTCTTCTATTCTTTGACATAAAAAATCTCCTTTAAATAAAGTTGTACGGTCTCTTCCTCAGCGCAAATAAAAAGTGCCTTCTCTCAATAAAGATGTAGAGAGAAGGCACACTCGTCCATTCGCTCTTATCGTTCAGACAATATTGGTCTGCAAACGGTTTGGCACCTTTCTTTCATTAGAAAGAGGTTGCTGGGTTTCATTGGGTCCATGTCCCTCCACCACTCAGGATAAGAGAATCCGTCAGAAATGATAATACTAAAGTTTTCATAATATGTCAATGGAACGAAACACATTCAAATTTCTAAAAAAATTTTATAACAAATTTACTCATTAGTATAGACTATATATTTTAATGTGTTATACTAATTCCATGAAAATGCTTACAATATTAATATTAGACATGGGGGTCGTCATTTATGGCAATGCAGTCAATTACCGAATCAATCGAACTTTCAAACCTTTTAAAGAAGGACACTACACTACAACAACTTTCTAGAACTGAATTGTACAATCACATTCTAGAAGCAGGAGAAGGCGTATTAACAGAATCTGGCGCAATCAGAATGGAAACTGGTAAATACACAGGTCGCTCTCCTAAAGACAAATTTATCGTTAAAGAGGAAGATACTGAACAAGATATTGATTGGGGAACAATCAACCAACCTATCTCAGAAAGTAACTTTTTAAA encodes:
- a CDS encoding IS110 family RNA-guided transposase; the protein is MVFIEYFGIDVGKGKSFIAHYSNNEFVKEFEITHDNNGFDSLKKYIKNFSGVYFLFEATGIYSKVLEKFCTVNKISFCVINPLEAKLLTNSLRNWKTDKSDAHKLAVLAKNINKKPSRNLLEEKYVKIRELTRYYEEINNQQNYLKNQLIQLLDMTFPELQNLFKDRYSKLALQVASKFPHPDFVDSNDIEELKKIINSCTEKNLSEKKKAQYANKLVEFSMVSYPSVSKDSFLTDKLVYVIEDLLSLMKRHASIKQRLLMLAEEFEEFKIIKSIPGIGDLTAIMIIGELGDIKSFDSHKQLNAYVGIDIKRYQSGKTHFKDKINKRGNKHARSLFYLIIKNFLLGQRLFKNHIIDYYYKLKKQPNGKGHKTASVACINKLLKTIHYLVINNKEYDYHLSPHG
- a CDS encoding fluoride efflux transporter FluC; this encodes MTLLYIMISSGIGALCRNFVNEFFTKLYTNHFPVATLTVNVIGSLIIGFAAQYLNDDSYSYAIIAIGFCGGFTTFSTHFLEIYERYILKSYKMMTIYIVSTVILSIGACYLGYHL
- a CDS encoding transaldolase, yielding MSNLKVQVFADGADIEEMKQAYQNKEVDGFTTNPSLMKKAGVTDYKTFAEEVVKAIPDASISFEVFADDIETMAKEAEILKQYGENVFVKIPVVNTQGESMIPLIKKLSESDVKVNVTAVYTIEQVKEIVEAIKPGVETYVSVFAGRIADTGVDPLPLMKESEKVCHSKEGVKLLWASCRELFNVIQADEIGVDIITCPKDVVAKVPNIGRDINELSVDTVQGFAKDIKASGLSIL
- a CDS encoding MBL fold metallo-hydrolase produces the protein MADNIETIKHFKLYTTGSFLGDEAVINNSPTSRVERYYIFSYYLEINDFKILINTGFSEHVKPSTDLKTLKLFRRQDYKVYETLPSQLLKDQIHPDEIDYCIITNFSSHHLGYLNAFKNATIITSSEAYHDFITQQFSNNNNLQLSFHVMPDNFKERIEFVEDFVQTEHPILGKGYKVFNQDALVSFDLPGAMPGQFGLMMTFSNLKIFMCSDAAWCRSNIQKNDLPTKRLLRNAYNGELFIETHLKLIDLKENANTSLFIIPSHCKKMDDFEEVMKLLDAIK
- a CDS encoding cation diffusion facilitator family transporter translates to MANNLRIAQRGAYISLVTYIILSILKYVVGTTYNSAALKADSLNNLTDIFVSVAVLIGLKISVKPADKNHPYGHMKTENITTLIVSFIIMFVGIEVISNNIPQLVQGDYSEPSTLTIWVSFISGIIMILVYLFNWKLAIKTKSTSLKSAAKDNLSDALVSIGTGIGLIFTQFGLPIIDIILAVILGFIIVYTGFTIFKESIFTLSDGFHEKDLNNYIEEIENIEGVLDVPSIKGRYHGNSVFLDVTIIVDKDLTLDEAHDICDLVEHQLKEAGAYSSYVHPEPNL
- a CDS encoding aldo/keto reductase, producing MTQKIIEFYNGNSIPALGLGTFRVENNDECREAVKHAIISGYRHIDTAQTYHNEEKVGQGIKEGLEATGLNREDLFITTKLWMTDYGRENVQSAYEASLERLGLDYVDLYLIHWPAQDKDLITETWKAMEDLYNEGKIKNIGVSNFHVHHLESLLQEASIKPVINQIECHPYLTQKELRTYLEAQKIVAQSWSPLMNGQILEDKVVKEVANELGKTPAQVIIRWNIDENIVVIPKSVTPSRIEENLNVFDFELSEDQLSRLNALNKDERIGPDPEVFTGQ
- the crcB gene encoding fluoride efflux transporter CrcB: MVYIAIFLGGAIGGGLRYLVSLMITNDAFPFSTLTVNVIGALLMGIFSTYFISYFKAHPNLKKLITSGFLGALTTYSSLSLETVELLERGHIFLAGTYLLVSLLLGFIFIAIGYRKGNDQA
- a CDS encoding PepSY-associated TM helix domain-containing protein — translated: MNKSFNPLRRLHFYAAFFITPLLLTLSLTGIGYLFYTNVENNIYHDEFFKDSTTKGHQSLDDAIQEIRDVYKGYDIQKISIMDEPYNNRVTIGNEDGDSRYIFLDEHNQRVANQNAKYTYSNVLRETHSSLFVGGSFVNYLVELAACWTIFMIISGIYLTFKSKALKPTKKKSSFLFNRRLHAIIGLVIAIPIFIIVLTGLPWSALMGKQINQFAEDYPKFGYTALQANPPESEDNELPWATRTKEKPSSKKDPHAQHHGSMSNVIGADGQQSLENIIASAEENGIKKPFSIVYPADEKGVFTVSKSSNTGVTGLDVAPKEETTAYFDQYSGKLLDKVDYDDYGIIGKWFSFGIPLHEGHLFGTANKIINLLVCLAFISGITFGFLSWMKRKKSNSFSAPIRTSNQVPIGLIVFLVILGIVMPLFGLSLIPVAIIEFFLWRRHNRLNTV